A region of the Thiomicrorhabdus sp. genome:
CCGCCTTTTGGCACATAGCTACCACCCATAATAACAATCTTTGCATGTGCGTATAAAGGCAATAGACGGCCAATTCGGTCATCTAAATAAACTTTTGTATCTTCTTGAATGGCTTCATTTTTGGTTGCAACTTTTAATTTTGAGCCTAAAAACTGCAGTTGTTTTTGAATTTTAATACTGCGTTTTGGGTGGCGAGGCACAATTACGAGTAGTTCTGATCGATTTAATTCCAGCCAAAGCTGGGTGATGTTTAATTCTTCATCATTATGTGTGGATGCGGCAAGAATAAACTCTCTCTCTATCGGTCTAGCTTGTTTTTGTATTTCGGGTTGAGCAGAATATTTTAGATTGCCTAAAACTTGAATTTTATTTGAATCGGCACCTAATTTGCCAAACATTTCAGCATCGAGTTCAGAACGAGCTATGATTTTATCAACACGGCGTAAGCTATTGCGGTAAGCGGTTTGTAACCAGTTTGGAGACTGAAAAGTTTTTTGGGTTAAACGGCCATTTAAAATGCAGATTTCAATAGCGTTTTTATTCGCCACTCTAAACAGATTAGGCCATATTTCCGTTTCTACAATCCATAGACGATTCGGTTGATAAGCTTTTATAAAACGTCTCAAGGCAAATGGCCAAT
Encoded here:
- a CDS encoding 3-deoxy-D-manno-octulosonic acid transferase — protein: MPIYQILIRLLSPLIWLIVIIEGLKNKAGWAFISQKLGLHYSKPLQNFHHPIWIHCASVGEVKAAEPLIKHLMSEHKILLTTNTKTSQQLVNELFADQVFHRYLPFDWPFALRRFIKAYQPNRLWIVETEIWPNLFRVANKNAIEICILNGRLTQKTFQSPNWLQTAYRNSLRRVDKIIARSELDAEMFGKLGADSNKIQVLGNLKYSAQPEIQKQARPIEREFILAASTHNDEELNITQLWLELNRSELLVIVPRHPKRSIKIQKQLQFLGSKLKVATKNEAIQEDTKVYLDDRIGRLLPLYAHAKIVIMGGSYVPKGGHNILEPAAFKKAIITGQDSSDFEDEMTLLKAENGIIQNQNYPQLQQDLITLLEHPEQAQKLGENAYQALQKQKNTLQKYLVALNIQ